The Ictidomys tridecemlineatus isolate mIctTri1 chromosome 1, mIctTri1.hap1, whole genome shotgun sequence DNA window aagtaagccaatcccaaaaaaccaaaggccaaatgttctctctgataagtggatgtctCCAATGACAAGGGATCTGTGCCAACTCTATAGTCTAGGATCATCTAACCTATAAAAGAATCCCACTTTTCAATTTTAGTCTGGAAACAGTGTCTGTACCATTAACTACTGCTAGCATTGTATTTAATAAGGaatcaggaaagaagaaaatctcAACTCATACGGGTCTTGGTGTCTTCTATAACATTGTGGTCAAAATAGCAAAAGTAATCTGGCCTAGAGAAAGAAAATCTCTCTAGCTTTGGCAGGTCTGAATTACATGTTAGCCTACTTCCTCAGGATTTTATATTGTTGGTCCCTGGAAAAGCTATAACTAGAACACAGATCTCCCAATTCCTTGGCCAAGCTCTTTGAAGGTTTTTTCTCTTTATAGTAAGAGGAATCCACAAGCCAGAGAGGATAGAAGCCCCTCCAACTGCCTCAGATAATTAACCTTCTTGTATTTCTGACTCTCTTACAATAGGCAGATTGCCACCAGCCTCTCTCTAGATTGCTCTCCCTGGTGCAGTAGCAGACTCTCAGAGTTAAGAAGAAATACTTACTGGAAGCCAGCGACCAATGTCTCCAGTGTGAAGCCAGCCTTCCTTGTCCAGGGTTTCCTGTGTCTTCTCAGGGTCCTTTAGGTATCCTTGGAACACATTAGTGCCCTTGATGCAGATCTGCACACCAGACAGAAAGAGATTGTAAGATAGCAAAGTTTGCCACTCTCAGCAGGGCGCTTTATGAAAACCTGCTCCCACCTTAGTCCTCTGATTGTTTTCACTACAGTGGAAAGAACACCATGTTTTAGTCCCCACTGTAGGGAATCAAAAAGTACAGCTCAGATATTTAATCCCTGATAAAGATCTTAACGGAGCCGAACCCAAAGCTGCCCACAATTCTGTGTTCTTTCTGATCTGAACCTCTCTACCCTGATTCTCTGGCTATAGGGCATGACCTACCCACCTCTCCTTCATTGTTTGCTGAGAAGTAGTTCATGTCTGGAACATCTTCCAGCTTCACATAATTGCAAGCCACAGGGACACCAACGTGACCTAGAACACACCTCTCTGAATTAGCTCGGAAACCGTTAAAGTGATAATCCCAGGCATAGTTCTGAGATATTGATGGatcaactctaaaaaaaaaaaataggactaaAAATCATCCGGTACCAATGCTGAAGTGTCAAAATAGGCAAGCTGGGACCCAAACCTTAAGTTTGCATTTGCCACATTGTTTTAGAGCATCAAGATTATCTGAACTCCCAAGTCTTCATTCAGTTGGAACTCTTCTCACTTTCTGCCCAGCAGATGGAGGGCCTACCTGATGTCCAGTCCCCAGGTGATGTGATTGTACAGCCAGCTGTGCATTCTGTTTGACCATAAGCTTCAAACACCTGGGAAACCCAACAAGAGCTTTGAGACTTACTCAAGGTAAAGGATGAGCTAGCCAAGGCTTATGGCCAAGACCTGAGGAAAGCAAAGTTTCTAAGTGTCAGAGGCATTTAGTTTCTTAAAAACTAGATAGGAAGGTATGCCCCAGCTATTAAGTCTTTACAACTGAGGGCTCGTTCAAAAACCAAAAAGGTTCGGAAACAAACCAAAGTATGGAAACTGAGTAAGAAATGTGGCATTTCAAGTAggtgggaaaatgcaaattattcgTTAAGTGATATGCTACCCAGTGGCACCTGGATTTGAACCTGGACAATGGAACACCATTGAAGGAACTGAAGAAATGGAGCGGCATTATTAAAGGAAAATAGCTCTGGCTTTGATAAAAGATGGGGGTTGGCAAACGTTTTTCTGCACAAGTAAAGATATTTTCAGCTTTGGGAGCCATCTGGTCTCTGTCTCAACAACTTAACTCAGCCAGTATAGCACAAAAGCGGTCATAGGCCTTACATAAATGAACAGGTATGGCTGTATTCCAATACAATGTCATTTATAAAGACAGGTGGTGGCCAGATTTGGCCTGTGCTTCAGTTTGGCCACCCTTGGTACAGAAGATCATCTTGACTGGAGAGAGGCTAGTGGCAGGAAGTAAGCTGATAGGCTATTGCAATGGTGGGTGTGGCTAAGATAGGCAGCATTGGTAGAGATAAGCAGAAAGGCTTAGAGAAGACGTGTCTATAAGCGGGGGTGGAAGCAGATTTTCTGGTCTATTTGTCTCAGAGGTTAagggaaaggaaaatattaagaatagccAAAAGGGTATCCATTTTGATTGTGGTTTTATGGGCAGGGACATTATCTATGAGGACAAGTCTGTGCCTGTGTTCTCTTTTGTTCATACTGTGCATAATTGGTTGAATGAGCAAACTAGTTATCCATTAGTGGGGAAGCAACTAGACAGTATCCATGCCCAGTCCCTTTACACAGCCCAGGTGGgacagaaatgaaaagagaaaaactggaaaacCATAAGGTTGCCAGAAAATATGGGTAGGAAGAGTCTTATGAAATAATGGGGATTTAGAAAGTTCTGTCTAAGCAATTCAAAAGTCACACATTGTAAACAACCAATCTTATCACTTCAACATTTGAAATAGTAATAcataaggcaaaaagaaaaaagacgaGACCAGGAAAATATTTCTCTTATGAACAAGATTAAACTTATTATCATATGAAGAATTCTTAGCATCATGAGAGAGAATCAAATCaccctttgcccatttttctgaaaaaatttaataaagggaTTCATGGAAGAAATTCAAATGTCAATAAGCAatagaaaagatgttcaatgTTAATAAAAGAAACATTGCAATACggttttttcattttgagatcaCTAATTGGCTAAGGTTTAAATGACAAAACCTGTCTCTAGTGAGATGAGATGCAGGAAAATGAGGCATCAGGCATTATTTCTGAGAATGTATATGAAGGACAAAATCTTTTTGGAGGTGAGTTTGATTATATACATTAACATGTAAATATAGGTCTATATAGATGTAGATGCCTGCACTTTGATCCAGTAATTCCTACCTGCATGGATTTAAGTTGACAATTACATAAATACTTAAGAATTCACATGCCCTTAGCACTTTATTGACTATAACAGTGAAAAAATGGTGAGCAACTCAAATGCTATCAATAGTAGACTCATTTGAGTCATTCAAAGAACTATTGTAAAACCATTAAGATGATGTGGCTTTTTATTTGACAAGGAGCAATTCTGATAGGATAGTGTTAAAACAATATTCTAGAACCCAGATTCCATGTAGGCAAATATTTCTATACCCAGATGCATAAAGAATTGACTAGTCAgatgttttcttttgattttgagattttTGGATGACTTTCTCTCTGGTACATTtcattgtgttttcatttttattttagtagtgAGTTCTATTTGTGTAAAAGCAAAATCTTACCGGACATCCCATTGCCGCCCGGAGGAATGTCAAGACCGAAGAGGAGATGGGGGCAGCTCCAGTAATCAGGACACGAACCCTCCCACCCAGGTTGTCCTGTTCAATAGAAACAAAAGATATGCTGAAACCTTTCTATTTGGCTTCAGTTTCTTCCAGTGTAAAATAAGCATaacagcctacccaatgttgttATAGAATTAAACACTTAGATTATGTGCATTGTGGAAAAGCACCAAAAAGGTTAGCTATTATCGTTATCACCATTCAGGCCAGAACCagagctttatatatatatatatattttaagtacctcaaataatttgtattttggggTCCCCTGAATTATTCATAATCTCAACAGACCGTGCAGGAGAATAATAGAGAATTCTAGTACCTACATAAaatctgtttaattctttttgaCCAAATCTCTTTGGTGGCAAAGTTGTACGAAAGGAATATAAAAGGTGAAGAGTCTTGGTTACAGTAATGCTCAAACTTGAGAGGAAGGACAAAGTGTGCTGAACTCTATTTTCTTGGCTCTGTCTAGGACCTACCCAACTTACCTGgatctttgaaaagattaatttGTCCCATATACTGTCACGCCGGATGATACCATTTTTCACTTCATTGAATTTACTGGAAACAGCTAGGTTCAGCAGGAACTTCTTCAGGGGGGTCTTGGCTTCATTTTGAACCTGCAGGGTGACAGCTCCTTTGAGTAGGACGTCTACCAGAGATACTTACAAAGGTCATTATTAAACCATGGATAATGCCTTCTAGTTTCATATGATGCCCATGTTCATGAACTGGGTTGCTAATTAACAATGAGCCCAGAGAATTACAGCGACACTCAGGAAGCAATGAACTTAGTATCTACATTCAGAGCTCCGGCCTTCCCAGATTTCTGGTCCTTGGTAAACAACTTTCACAACTTAGATAAGCCAAAGGTGATCAAGAAAGACTACCTACAAAGTCACTAggttaaaaaaagagattaagaaGTAACTCAGTGGGTACCCCCTAAAGCTTTTGATGTAGCAGAAGGGCTAAGgattctgacttttaaaaataatacctcctctttcccttcccctgcCCCTATGATAGGTTTACATACCCTAATCTTGGAAAATTCCCATATTTCTCTATTAACAAAAATGCCCTAAGCCACAGAATATGAATATAATTCTCTATGCTACTTAAATGGTTTCTCCTCATTGACCTTGACCATATGACACAATTTTCCCAGCTCACGTTATTTCCCTGGTCTTCATGGTGATAATATAGTCCATCAACCAGACTCCTACCCTAAGAAGAGTTTTCCCAAGTAGCTCAAAGAAACTCCTATATTTATGCAAATAACTCCTGACCTCCATATGCCAGTCTTCAAGATTTCACTGTACAAGAATTCAGATTCAAGaaaaattcagttctttttaGTTGAAAATTTGAACAAGATCTCTCTAgccatcttctatgtttatgtttctatttttggTCTCCAACAATCAAGGTTGTTCATTCTCTCCTTCTAATGCAACTTGTGCTCTAGGCTCTATTCATGCTTATAACATTATCATTTTGCCATAGGATTTCACTTTCTCCAAGACTTACAATAAGTGCTGCCTGCACTGTCTCTGAACCATCAGAGATTTCTTAAATAGTCATACAGCTCAACTCTCTTGCTAACAAGATGCTAACAAAGACTTAGAATTACAGATTTATTAATAAAaccctccatttaaaaaataagttctaGAAGCAAATTGTATGTTAGGTATTACAATATTATAACATACtatctttctaaaaaaataagtccaacaacaacagaaaaactaTAGCAACACAATCTAATAATAACATAGCATGATGAAGAACAGTTAGAATTGTTAACAATTCTGTTATAGATTTGGGCTTTCAATGTCCATGCATGCTGCTCTAGAACCATGCCTGCTCTGTACCTGGCACTCCAGTTTGGCCTCTGGTAAGAGTCCAAGAGTGATTGGGTAAGTTGGGATCTCAGAGGTAGAGTCCAAAGCATGTGGAAATGGTCACGTATTATTTCCACAAGACTATGGAATTACAAGAAGCTTTTATACCACCTGTCTTCAAATCCCAGCTTCCATGGCAACTTGGAGAAAGTAGTCAATCCAAGACTTAGGTGAGAAATCCATAAGACGACCTTAGGACATCAGAAAGCAAGGAACCTAACAAAGACTCCTGGGATCATGTCAGAAGGACACATGAGCAACTTGACAGTGGTTCCCAACTTCTAAGATGGGACAATTTGAATATCAAAAAGAATGTCTAAAATAgattaaacaaatatgaaaatcacGAATTCATAATaatacccacacacacaaaaaaactttcaGTGATCACTTTTGAAGATTGCTGGGACAGCAATTCATTATTCTGAAGACAGATTAATTAAAggaaagaattaaatatttgctaagtcTTTGTGATGAGATCTCAGCTAATGACCGCAGgagaaatgataaaattagaaTTGGAAGAAAAGATCACCTTTTGCAAACCCCAATGAGCAGTGATCCATGTCAGCTAAAACAACTATGTGACAGTATGATTCTGCCCTTTTTCCTCCTTAGATGTGCCTGCCTCTGGGCAAGTTCTTTAACTTCcaaggctcagtttcctcattatcagaaataggaagaaatgtgcttttctgttttggtgaggattaaatgagagaatGCATTTGAAATGTATATTACAGGGCCTGGTGCCTTGGCAAGAATCTCAATTAAAAGCACATATAAACCAGAGTAACAACTTCCCAGTAAGTTGGCTGAACATGAAGGGGCTCCCCAAGTCTGAATTGAGTACCTCCTCAGTAATCTTATCCAGAGAAAAGGGGATTTCATTTATTGTGGTTTCTCATAGCAGAAGTTGCAAGTGTGGCATTACACCGATACTTGAAGACTGGGGGGTGGAGGTGGAGCTAATTTCTTGATATTACTCAGTCCTTCAGAGCCCTAGCATGGGCCTAGATTACAGATGGTCTCTCCACCTCCGAGCAAGCAGGTCAGTACCTTATCATAGATCCTGTTAAGGAGTCGAGGCACTGTGGGAAACACTGTAGGCCTCAGTGTCTTCATGTCATCAGGCAGCAACCGGATATCTCCTTGGAAGAACCCAACTCTGGCTCCACAGGAGTAAAGGACAGCCTGAAAGCAGAACCAAAGAGGAGGCTCAGAACACAGGACCACTTTCAGTCTTGACTGGGAATGAAGAAGCGAGAATGAGCTGCTGGGCACATTTCTTGGTACATCACCCCTGTCCAGGTCAAGGAACCCAGGACTCCAAGAGCTTCCCCAAGAAAGAATGGAAACTCACTTCTATTGAGGTGGCAGGAAAGATAAGACAGACTGTGAACCCCAGGTTCTGCCCCAACTCCACCACAATTCTGTGAAACAGCCCAAAATATCTTCCTTCATAAGACAGGGTTCATTAAGTGTCCCCAAGAAAAACTGTCAAAATTTGGGACGTGCCTTCAATTTTAAGACCACCCCTGTTTCAGAagtgtcaaaatattttaaaggttcactagaatcaattttttttaaatcagttacaTGTAAATGCTTTAGTCCAACCAATTAAATCTCatcttttgacattttatacatcGACCAACAATAAGGTAGATGAAGAAATATGAAAgaggggagcagagaggaggTTTTCCCACCAGACCTATAACTATGCTTTTGAAAGGTCAATCAACCAAACCAAATCAGCCTCAGAATAGCTGAAAATACCCAGAGTCCATTCCCAGAAGGCAGAAGCACAATGTTCCTGGTGTGCTGGTGACACCATCTTACACACTCAGATGTGGTGTGAAAAATCCCTAGGGACATCTCTCATCTCATCTGGATCAAAGACTCCTTCCCTGCCCCTCTATGGAGAGCCTCTTCTTCTCTAAcccaagatctttttttttttaagtctaattAGTATAAAGTAAAAAGGGAAACACAGTATCTCATGTGTCAGCTCAGAATTCAGGGCAGACATGCAAGTCCCAGGTGGGGATCACTGGACTCATACCTTGTGAAGGCAGAAGCAAGGAAGAGCCTCCTTGGGCACATGCAGGCTCAACAGAGGAAGAGTCTGCAGGGGGTCAGAGGTCCTGCCAGGATTTGGACTCAAGTGAGCCAACTCCCTCTCTGAGGCTGACACAGTTCAGAGAAGGCTGTAAGTGCTGCATGGCTAGCTTGGAATATACGTGGGACTAGCAAGTCAGGCCCTCCTTTTCACACACATACCAGGAACATAGGACACTCACCTGTACAACCCTCTCAAACATATGAGCCAAAGGCAGATAGGATATGGTCACATCCTCTGGTGTGGGCTGGAAAATATGCTGTAGATCAGGGGACAAGGAGGAGCAGCAGTGGATTAATGCCAACTTTCTCGTCCAATGGAGATTTAAAAGCTACCCCTTCTTGGGACTGCCAGAGCTGCACACTGTGTAACTCTAAGAGCTGCTTTGAACTGCGTAGAGAGTAAGATGTGCAGTGATCCTAAAAGACGAAGGCTTGAAAACATAACTGCCTTGCAGACAAAGGCTATTCTCAGGCCTTTAACCTgatcccccctcccccttttctctgtctcttctaaCTTTAAGAACAAAAATCTTATAACTGGTTCACATTTTAATGAGAGCTTCTTTTTCAAATGACCACTGACCTCCAGACATCTGAGAAAAGCAGCAGCATTTGAAGCAATGTTTTCATGGGTTATCATCGCTCCTTTGGGGTCACCTGTAGGAAATAAGAGGTGCAAAGAAAGCCCTTTTATGTAGCTAATAGGTAGCCTTTGGCCTTGAAAGCAGCTACATTCAATTGGTTCTGTTCAGAGAGCCAGGAACTTTTCCCTGTAGCTGTCTTTTTGTGGATGTATATACCTCTGTTTAGGAATGATGGATGCCCAGAGAGTCTACTACTCAATGCACTGTTGACCTTCTACTGCCACGAGGGCAGAGCCACCATCTCAGAGAGCGACatggttgaaaagaaaaaatcaagtaAATCCCTCCAGTGCTGTTCATATGTCTGAGACTTCAGATCTAACAATATCACCTAATAGTATTGCTATGACCCTTACAAACCAGGTATCCTGgaatggatggaactgtagaGCATCATGGGCTACATTTAAAACGATTAAGCACTCTACTAGCTGGGGAGATGTCAGGGAGGAGTACAGCCCATTGTGAAGAACTGCCGCTGAGCTACCTCGATGGAATGAATGAAACCATCCCAGTGGTGTCTAATAAAGAGAGTGTTAGAGGTTGAGGGGAAAAATAGACTTTATGAAATCATCTTTAAGGCCCCTGACATCCATAGAATGTAAACACCTCCATGTGTACTCAGTGAAATCTACTcacttttgtttgattttttttttctacttgggaCTCTACATTCAAAACGCTTGGATGTAAGAACTAAGGATGGGGGTCCTGGTAGCCCACCATGCTTCTGGCTGACCAGGGACCCTGGCAGGACCTTGTGGCACTGACCTGTGGTTCCACTGGTAAAGCAGATGATGCTTAGGTCTTCTGGGTTGGGAGGCTAGAGGGAGAAGCACAGGGGCTTAGTCTACCATGAGCTTTGAGAGTGGACCATGGCAAGACTCAAATTCAGGCAGGAGAAGACTTACCACTGgttttctgaagttttctttgccTAGATTCTACACGAAcaggaaataaagagagagagagagagagagagagagagagagagagagagagagagagagagagagatattgattCATTGGAACAGACTTGTGACAAATGCagccctctctttccctttcccacgAGAACACTCTTTAGGAATATAACCAAAATTCCAACCTGCATGGAACCCAGAAGCCAATATTCAGGTACAACGGAAGCCCCAGGAAGGAACATGAAGTTTCTTCAGAATATTGACCTAAAGAGGGCAGATCCTGAATGTCCCCACTTCCCACTATACTCTAAAGATGAAGACATCTAGGACCATAACTAAATCTTTGAATAATAGGAATAATTACCCATGTCAGGGCATAAAAAGGGCTGGTCACTTCCCTGAGTAATTTACATGGGCTCATTTGACTTTTTAGCACCCCCTGTGAGGTAGGGCCTGTCTTTATCTCCATTTAATGGGTGGGGAAAGGGAGGTGTGGAGTCATTGCCTCATGTCACCTAACAGATGTGGAGCTGGAACATGAGCCCAGCAACCTAGCTCCAGGAGCCACACCCTTAGCCATTGCTGACCTCTCTATCCACACATTCTGCTTAGAAGTCTATGCAACTGGCCAGAGAACTTTCTCCTCCTCTGGTGTAGGTTTCTGATTGGTTTTGAAGCAATTATTCTTAAAGCTTCTGAGTCTAACTGACTCCTCATATACCACCCTATGGAGAAGGGCAGCCCTGGCTTTGTGTAGATGTTCCTTAAGTTGCTCACGAGGTTAGAGCCGCCTACCAGCTGCAAGCTGCCTCAGCATCCTACCTCAGCATCAAACAGGGAGAGGAGCTCGACTCCACACTGCTCTCCTCTCTTCTTCAGCTCGTCCTCAAAGGGGTCCATGAGGATGATCATCTTCAGGCCTGGGATGAGGCCCTTCTCCACATTCCCTACTAGGACTGAGGCTTTTTCCGGTGTGTCACAGATGACTGTGGGGATATTAGCTGAAAGCAGAATTAGAGGCAGGGGTCACCCTCCTGCTCTGCTAAGTATCTGATTGTCTTATGAGAGGAAacagattttcaaaaaaaaatttcaaaactccTAGATTCCCCAGGGAAGATTACATCAGCAAGTCAGATTTAGAGAGCAATCGCTGAAACGTTCCCTTGATAATGAATGAGCTGCTCTGAAACAGAAGCACCTAGTTTTCCTGCTTGCTGCCAATACATGGACAGCTTCTGAGGAGCCATGAAATTCCTTCTACTTTGGAAATCAGTCAGACAACATGTATGGATAGCTGAGGTAGGGTCCTGTCCACGGGTTTTATTTTGAGGAGGGTGTAGGAGAGACAAGAGGGGGAAACTTTCACTAGACCAGCATTGCTTGATTCTTAAatgttggcatttttttttgatacttgtTTGCAAAAATAGAAAGCTTCTTTGATGTCTGTTGTTCAATCTTCTAGTTTTGTGATAAAAAGTAACATCTTGGGTATATAAAAGGGCTGCTACTTTCCCATTGAACATGGACTTGTTTAACcatggcatttttcttttttccttttcttttttttgtggtgaaatTGAACACTGGGGcatgttaccactgagctatatccctaagtCTTCCTTCagatttaattttaagacagggcatCACTCAGTTGTTGAGAGTCTCACTAAGGCATTTCAAGTctgctaaaataaaacaaagcaaaaagtagAAACTGAAGAATCATTCAGCATTGGGAAAGAATGAATATGTAACGTAatagcaaatttttacccttgTTGACAATGTATATGATGGCTTCTGCTCCTAAGGTATCATACAGGGGGACTGCAACCATGGAGTATGTGTAACAAGCCAATTCGGAGATGACCCACTGTGGGAAGAGAAGTTCAAGTAAGCCCTGGACATTGACTTTGAGAAGTATTTAATTCAGACACTCAGTCAACAAATGCTTATTTGGTACATTTatgtaaaaaagaagaagaaaagaacaactCTGTGGAGCTAGCCTTAGAGACTGTCACTGATACCGCTATGAATTATTTAGTTAAATCAGCAAGATAAGATGggtacagaggggctggggatgtggctcaagcggtagcgtgttcgcctggcatgcgcagggcgctggattcgatcctcagcaccacataaagatgttgtgtccacggaaaactaaaaagtaaatattaaaaaattctctctctctctctctctctctctctctctcaaaaaaaaaaaaaaaaaagatgggtgtAGAGAACCACAATATGAAGGTAGACCACTATTCAAAGGCAGAGTGTGGTGCATTGCACCCATAAGAGGCAGGTAAAGCAGAGATCACTTCAAGGTCATGGCTATCTGGGGACTGCTTTAGGGAAAAAGATGGAAATTGGACAGAATGTTAGAGAGCTGGAAGGGTCTGGTTatggagatggaggaagagaatGCATTCAAAGaaggggatgaagaaagacaagAGGACATGGCATAGTGTGTCTACATACTAGCAAACATGAAGGGTGACaaggaataaaattggaaagatAGGTCAAAATCTGCTAGTGGTGGCCCTTAAATGCTGGTCTAGTATGAAGGCTgattcccccccccaccccatataCTTCCCCCAGATTCATGTTGGAGCCCTAACTCTCCCAATATGACTATTTGAGATGGATTATTACCTATAGGAAATAATTATGCTT harbors:
- the Acsl5 gene encoding long-chain-fatty-acid--CoA ligase 5; translated protein: MLFIFNFLFSPLPTPALICLLTFGAAIFLWLINRPQPVLPVIDLDNQSVGIEGGAHKCSYQNDNELMRYYFPDAKTVYEIFQRGLAVSDNGPCLGYRKPNQPYKWLSYKQVSDRAEYLGSCLLHKGYKPAPDQFVGIFAQNRPEWVISELACYTYSMVAVPLYDTLGAEAIIYIVNKANIPTVICDTPEKASVLVGNVEKGLIPGLKMIILMDPFEDELKKRGEQCGVELLSLFDAENLGKENFRKPVPPNPEDLSIICFTSGTTGDPKGAMITHENIASNAAAFLRCLEHIFQPTPEDVTISYLPLAHMFERVVQAVLYSCGARVGFFQGDIRLLPDDMKTLRPTVFPTVPRLLNRIYDKVQNEAKTPLKKFLLNLAVSSKFNEVKNGIIRRDSIWDKLIFSKIQDNLGGRVRVLITGAAPISSSVLTFLRAAMGCPVFEAYGQTECTAGCTITSPGDWTSGHVGVPVACNYVKLEDVPDMNYFSANNEGEICIKGTNVFQGYLKDPEKTQETLDKEGWLHTGDIGRWLPNGTLKIIDRKKNIFKLAQGEYIAPEKIENIYIRSRPVLQIFVHGDSLRSFLVGVVVPDPDALPSFAAKLGVKGTLEELCQNQILKEAILEDLHKNGKEGGLKSFEQVKNIFVHPEPFSIENGLLTPTLKAKRVELSKYFRTQIDSLYESIKE